Proteins from one Megalopta genalis isolate 19385.01 chromosome 1, iyMegGena1_principal, whole genome shotgun sequence genomic window:
- the LOC117217736 gene encoding uncharacterized protein LOC117217736 has protein sequence MKLWWSLTLLAVTLLTVIVTAKAEPDLWEEDDKEVLVRTVRGTKERASGNNASCRYVKGQWSECDSKTNTRSRELNLKKGDNSCEKIKTISKKCKKACRYEKGTWSGCVNQLMTRVDNLKANSDATCEKVRRLTKRCKQETNTKKSAKSERSNKKSGKQ, from the exons ATGAAGCTGTGGTGGAGCCTGACGCTGTTGGCTGTCACCCTTTTGACGGTCATCGTCACCGCCAAGGCGGAACCCGATCTCTGGGAGGAGGACGACAAGGAGGTCCTCGTGCGAACCGTTCGCGGCACCAAAGAACGAG CATCCGGCAACAACGCGTCGTGCAGATACGTGAAGGGTCAATGGTCGGAATGCGACTCGAAAACCAACACACGGTCCCGCGAGCTGAACCTGAAGAAGGGCGACAATTCCTGCGAGAAGATCAAGACCATCTCGAAGAAATGCAAAAAAG CTTGCCGGTACGAGAAGGGCACGTGGAGCGGATGCGTGAATCAGCTGATGACGAGAGTGGACAATTTGAAGGCGAACAGCGATGCTACCTGCGAGAAGGTGCGCCGGCTCACCAAGAGATGTAAACAGGAGACAAACACCAAGAAGAGCGCTAAAA GTGAACGATCGAACAAAAAGTCGGGAAAACAGTAA
- the wrm2 gene encoding wurmchen 2 transmembrane micropeptide, whose protein sequence is MGLHIFWPATTCLTLFVVCIIIVMLKYGSRICKLRHTPVPSDQEWEGKAYSRKLSVSMA, encoded by the coding sequence ATGGGATTGCACATATTTTGGCCAGCAACGACGTGCTTGACTCTATTCGTAGTTTGCATTATTATAGTCATGCTGAAGTATGGGTCGCGGATCTGTAAATTGCGACATACCCCCGTGCCGTCCGACCAGGAATGGGAAGGGAAAGCGTACTCCAGAAAACTTTCTGTTTCCATGGCGTGA
- the wrm1 gene encoding wurmchen 1 transmembrane protein translates to MSILDEREDYLKNPFFVKHEYGDFTPFYVTVTICSLVFVILCILNIGFCFCSRHRDYWQSPFTGNRWIQPLFTVLPHKSPPLDISELEPGHIIQPEKQVLQYHNPKLLGSAPQSQENMEMQKRESEI, encoded by the exons atgtcCATTCTAGACGAGCGAGAGGATTACCTGAAGAATCCCTTCTTCGTAAAGCACGAGTATGGTGATTTCACACCGTTTTACGTCACTGTGACTATCTGTTCTCTGGTATTCGTGATCCTGTGTATTTTGAATATTGGATTTTGTTTCTGTTCTCGACACAGAGACTACTGGCAGAGTCCCTTCACCG GAAACAGGTGGATTCAGCCATTGTTCACAGTATTACCGCACAAATCGCCTCCTCTGGATATAAGCGAATTGGAACCAGGACATATAATACAGCCAGAGAAACAGGTTCTGCAATACCATAATCCCAAATTGCTCGGATCTGCGCCACAATCTCAAGAAAACATGGAAATGCAGAAGCGAGAGAGCGAAATCTAA
- the LOC117217731 gene encoding L-xylulose reductase produces MNINFEGKRILVTGAGKGIGRDLALRLAKFKGQVIALSKTQGNLDELRTQDPSIQTICVNLLDWEASRRAIQKVLPIDLLVNNAAVAVLQPFMEVTEQDFDLSFGANVKSIVNVTQVVAADMIRRKVAGSIVNMSSQASQAALANHSIYCATKGAVDMLTKTMALEFGPHDIRVNSVNPTVVMTDMGKLGWSDPEKARTMLDKIPLGRFAEVDEVVDAIVFLLSDRSSMINGIALPVDGGFLAT; encoded by the exons ATGAACATCAACTTTGAAGGAAAACGTATCCTCGTAACAGGGGCCGGTAAAG GTATCGGGAGAGATCTGGCGCTTCGTCTGGCCAAGTTCAAGGGCCAGGTGATCGCCTTATCCAAGACCCAGGGAAACCTGGACGAGCTGCGCACCCAGGATCCCAGCATCCAAACCATTTGCGTGAACCTCCTCGATTGGGAAGCGTCCAGGAGAGCGATTCAAAAGGTTCTACCCATCGATCTGCTGGTAAACAATGCCGCTGTCGCTGTCCTTCAACCGTTCATGGAGGTCACGGAGCAAGACTTCGACTTGAGCTTCGGCGCGAACGTGAAGTCGATCGTGAACGTTACTCAGGTGGTCGCTGCCGATATGATCAGGAGGAAGGTCGCCGGCAGTATCGTGAACATGTCTTCGCAGGCTAGCCAAGCCGCGTTGGCGAATCACTCCATCTATTGCGCCACTAAGGGAGCGGTGGATATGCTGACCAA GACGATGGCGCTCGAGTTTGGCCCGCACGATATTCGCGTGAACTCCGTGAACCCTACGGTGGTCATGACCGACATGGGGAAACTCGGCTGGAGCGATCCAGAAAAGGCGCGGACCATGTTGGACAAGATACCGTTGGGTCGATTTGCTG AAGTGGACGAGGTCGTGGACGCGATCGTCTTCCTCTTGAGCGACCGAAGCTCCATGATCAACGGTATCGCGTTACCGGTCGACGGTGGATTTTTGGCGACGTAG